In Phreatobacter cathodiphilus, the genomic window CGAAGGTCGTCAACGCGCCGGACTGGCCGCACGGCCTCGCCGGCGGGCAGGACCTCGCGGGAGCGCTTGAGGCGGCCGACCGGATGGAGGGCGACTGGCCGCTCTACGCGCCGCGGATCGCCAGGGCCATGTTCGCCGCCGGCAGCGACGAGGCCTCGCCGCACATGGCCGGGGCGACGGAGCGGATCGCCGCGCGCGATCCCGCCGTGATGGCGGCGCTCTGGCGCTCGCTGGTTCGCGCCGACCACCGCGCCACCCTCGCGGCGCTGCCCGTGCCGCTCCTCGCCGTCGCCGGGGCCCATAGCCAGCTCTACAGCCCGGCCGTCGCGGACTGGATCGCAGCGGCCGCGCCGCGCGGGCGGGCGCAGATCATCGCCGCCGCGGGCCATGCGCCGCACATCGAGCAGCCGGCCACCTTCAATGCAGCCGTAGCCGGCTTCGCCCGGAGCCTGTGATCTGCGCCTTCAGTCGGAGACGGGTTGCGGCTCGTCCTCCCGATCCAGCATCCGCAGGCTGCGCTCGGTCAGCCGGGTGAGGAGGAGGTCGAGCTGGTCGCGCTCGTGGGGGGTGAATCCATCGCTGAGGTCGGCGGCGAAACGCTGCGCGACCGGAACGAGATCACCGTAGATCACCTGCCCCTCGCGCGTCAGCGACAGGAAGGCCTCGCGCAGGTCCTGCCGGTTGATGCGACGCTGGACCAGCCGGCGCCGCGTCAGGCTGGCCACGGCGCGCGAGACCTTGGTCTTGTGCATGTGGCTGTGCGCGCCGATGTCCTTGGCGGTCGCCTGGCCGAACTGTCCCAGTGTGGCGATGACGCGCCATTCCGGGATGCCGAGGCCGTAGCGCTCGGCATAGATGCCCGAGAGCGCCTGGCTGACGACGTTGGCCAGGACGTTCAGCCTGTAGGGCAGGAACGAATCCAGCTCGAGCTTGGGGTCTGAAAAAGAGGACTTATCCGCTAGACGGGCGTCCATGTGTGCTTCCTGTGGAAGAGCGTCAATTCAGCAAAGGGCGTGGACGAGGAATCGCTTGCAGTCCATGTCCGGAGCGTATCGCTTGGCGAACCGTAGCGCAACGCGACAAAGATAAGACAACCCGCTTGGGTGGCGGCTTCCGGCAAGGCGCTGGTCAAGCGCGCCGCAACAGGCTTTGATGCCGGACCGGCCACCCAAGTCCGGACAGAGAACCCATTTCCGGGAAGAAGTGCCATGAAGCTCGCCTCCCTCAAGCACGGCCGCGACGGCCGTCTCGTCGTCGTTTCCAGAGACCTGACCCGGGCGACCGATGCCTTTCCGGTTGTATCCACGCTTCAGGCTGCGCTGGACGACTGGGAGCGGCTTCACCCCCGCCTCGTCGACCTCGCCGAACAGCTGGAGCACGGCTCCGTTCCCTCGTTCCGCTTCCATGAACACGACTGCGCCAGCCCCCTGCCGCGAGCCTATCAGTGGGCCGACGGTTCGGCCTATGTGAATCACGTGGCCCTCGTGCGCCAGGCACGGGGCGCCGAGATGATGCCGTCCTTCTGGACAGACCCGCTCATGTACCAGGGCGGGTCCGACACCTTCCTCGGTCCGCGCGACCCGATCACCCTGCCGGACGAGGCTCACGGCATCGACTTCGAGGGCGAAGTGGCGGTGATCA contains:
- a CDS encoding alpha/beta fold hydrolase — protein: MREPAPPGAALTDLGAGRPLVFLHGWSVDRSFFAAQESLARDGFRVVAPDQPGHGDTPLAPRPATMAGLADALADLIEGISGSPAVLVGWSMGAIVALDYLARHGTGRIAGLVMVDMSPKVVNAPDWPHGLAGGQDLAGALEAADRMEGDWPLYAPRIARAMFAAGSDEASPHMAGATERIAARDPAVMAALWRSLVRADHRATLAALPVPLLAVAGAHSQLYSPAVADWIAAAAPRGRAQIIAAAGHAPHIEQPATFNAAVAGFARSL
- a CDS encoding MarR family winged helix-turn-helix transcriptional regulator, with amino-acid sequence MDARLADKSSFSDPKLELDSFLPYRLNVLANVVSQALSGIYAERYGLGIPEWRVIATLGQFGQATAKDIGAHSHMHKTKVSRAVASLTRRRLVQRRINRQDLREAFLSLTREGQVIYGDLVPVAQRFAADLSDGFTPHERDQLDLLLTRLTERSLRMLDREDEPQPVSD